A genomic window from Bacillus mesophilus includes:
- the dapA gene encoding 4-hydroxy-tetrahydrodipicolinate synthase, with product MDFGKVSTAMVTPFDSKGNIDFAKTTQLVNYLIKNGSDSLVISGTTGESPTLTSEEKVALFKHVVSVVEGRVPVIAGTGSNNTRQSIELTKKAEEAGVDAVMLVAPYYNKPNQEGMYLHFKTIAESTSLPVMLYNIPGRSVVNMSVDTIVKLSEIKNIVAVKEASGDLDAMTAIIAATPEDFDLYSGDDGLTLPVLSIGGKGIVSVASHIIGNEMQNMVQSFQSGDYTSAAKQHQRLLPIMKSLFQAPSPTPVKTALQLKGLDVGSVRLPLVPLTDQERSTLTKVLNTI from the coding sequence ATGGATTTTGGAAAAGTTTCTACAGCAATGGTTACACCATTTGATAGTAAAGGGAATATAGATTTTGCAAAGACGACTCAATTAGTAAACTACTTGATTAAGAACGGGTCTGATTCTCTTGTTATATCAGGAACAACTGGAGAATCTCCTACTTTAACAAGTGAAGAAAAGGTTGCGTTATTTAAGCATGTGGTTAGTGTAGTTGAAGGTAGAGTACCTGTCATAGCTGGAACAGGTAGTAATAATACAAGACAGTCAATAGAATTAACTAAAAAGGCTGAAGAAGCTGGTGTTGATGCAGTTATGCTAGTAGCACCTTATTATAATAAGCCGAATCAAGAAGGAATGTACTTGCACTTTAAGACAATTGCTGAATCTACTTCGCTTCCAGTAATGCTTTATAATATTCCAGGACGCTCTGTAGTGAATATGTCAGTTGATACAATTGTAAAGCTATCAGAAATTAAAAACATTGTTGCAGTTAAAGAGGCAAGTGGTGACCTAGATGCCATGACAGCTATCATTGCAGCCACACCAGAGGATTTTGATTTATATAGCGGAGATGATGGGTTAACTTTACCAGTATTATCAATTGGTGGTAAAGGAATTGTATCTGTTGCATCCCATATTATTGGGAACGAAATGCAAAACATGGTTCAATCCTTTCAATCTGGTGATTATACATCTGCAGCAAAACAGCATCAGCGCCTGTTGCCGATTATGAAATCTCTATTTCAAGCTCCAAGTCCCACGCCAGTAAAGACTGCTTTGCAGCTAAAAGGATTGGATGTTGGTTCAGTAAGATTGCCAT
- the dapG gene encoding aspartate kinase, with the protein MKIIVQKFGGTSVKNEESRLHAIRHVQEAMSSGYKVVAVVSAMGRSGDPYATDTLLNLVGGTKGKISKREYDLLLSCGETISSIVFSSMLNERGIKATAITGAKAGFRTNNEHLNAKIIDMQCDELVDMLNDNDVIVVAGFQGLSKDGFITTLGRGGSDTSASALGVALNAEWIDIFTDVEGVMTADPRIVENARSLDIVTYTEICNMAYQGAKVIHPRAVEIAMHGKVPIRVRSTYSDTTGTLVTTLGNAKKGTDFNERVITGIAHVSNVSQFKVLSKEGHYNTQKEVFKAMANAEISVDFFNITPTGVVYTVSGDHTDQAIEILEGLGYEPVVTRKCAKVSAVGAGMSGVPGVTSKIVTALSENGIQILQSADSNTTIWVLVKEDDLVLAVNSLHDAFNLAESEVES; encoded by the coding sequence GCCATGTCATCTGGTTATAAAGTAGTGGCAGTTGTATCTGCGATGGGTAGAAGTGGAGACCCATATGCGACAGATACTTTGTTAAACCTAGTTGGTGGGACCAAAGGTAAGATTAGTAAGCGGGAATACGATCTTTTGTTATCATGTGGTGAAACAATTTCTTCTATTGTATTTTCAAGCATGTTAAACGAAAGAGGTATTAAAGCAACAGCAATCACTGGAGCAAAGGCGGGCTTCCGAACGAATAATGAACATTTAAATGCCAAAATTATTGATATGCAGTGTGATGAACTGGTTGACATGCTTAATGATAATGATGTCATTGTAGTGGCTGGCTTTCAAGGGTTATCAAAAGATGGTTTTATTACCACATTAGGTAGAGGTGGAAGTGATACGTCTGCATCCGCGTTAGGTGTTGCCTTAAATGCTGAATGGATTGATATCTTTACCGATGTGGAAGGTGTCATGACTGCGGACCCTAGGATTGTTGAAAATGCCCGTTCACTTGACATAGTCACCTATACAGAAATTTGTAATATGGCCTATCAAGGGGCAAAAGTAATTCATCCTAGAGCAGTTGAAATTGCCATGCATGGAAAGGTTCCGATTAGAGTTCGTTCTACGTATTCAGATACTACAGGAACACTTGTTACTACTTTAGGAAATGCCAAGAAGGGCACTGACTTTAACGAAAGAGTTATTACGGGGATTGCTCACGTTTCGAATGTTTCTCAATTTAAAGTACTTTCAAAAGAAGGACATTATAATACCCAAAAAGAAGTCTTTAAAGCGATGGCAAATGCTGAGATCAGTGTTGATTTCTTTAATATCACACCTACTGGAGTAGTATATACTGTGTCGGGCGATCACACAGACCAAGCAATCGAAATTCTGGAAGGACTTGGGTACGAACCAGTTGTTACAAGGAAATGTGCAAAGGTATCTGCAGTAGGTGCAGGGATGAGTGGTGTTCCAGGAGTTACTTCTAAAATAGTAACAGCTCTCTCTGAAAATGGTATTCAAATCCTTCAATCAGCAGACAGTAATACAACGATTTGGGTGCTAGTTAAGGAAGATGATTTAGTGTTAGCTGTGAATTCGCTACATGATGCGTTTAATTTAGCAGAAAGTGAAGTTGAAAGTTAG